In Planococcus shixiaomingii, the DNA window AGCGATCTTTTTACTCATGATTGAACTGGCAATAAGCGGAATGCTGTTGACAGTCGCCGTTACATCGCGCAATGCGTATAACTTTTTGTCAGCAGGTGTAAGGTTTCCACTTTGCCCGATAACCGCAACTTTAATATCATTTACTTGCTTGATAAAGTCTTCGGTCGACAATTCAACATGGAACCCTTCAATCGCTTCCAATTTATCGATCGTACCGCCTGTATGGCCAAGACCGCGCCCACTCATTTTCGCTACCGGTACTCCACATGCTGCTACGAGCGGCCCAAGAACTAGAGTTGTCGTATCGCCAACGCCGCCAGTGGAATGCTTATCCACTTTAATGCCTTCAATTGCAGACAAGTCGATTTGATCTCCTGAAGCGGCCATAGCCAATGTCAAATCTGCACGTTCCCGGTCGGTCATGTTTTGGAAATATACCGCCATTAAAAAGGCGCTCATTTGGTAGTCCGCAATTTCGCCTTTCGTATAGCCAGTTACTATAAATTGGATTTCTTCTGTAGAAAGTTCAAAGCCATCGCGTTTTTTTTCTATTAAGTCAACCATTCTCATTGATATTAACCGCCTTTTTAGTTTAGTTTTGATAAAAAGCTTGTGCCGAACTTCGGCATTGGTGCTGAGAAGTTCTCTGCTACCGTAGCGCCGATATCCGCAAATGTTTTGCCGAGTTCCAATTGCTCCCCGCCATTAAATCGCGGTGAAAAAGCTAGAAGCGGCACATATTCACGTGTATGGTCTGTCCCTGGGAAAGTTGGATCATTGCCATGGTCCGCAGTGATAATTACCAAGTCGTCGACCGTCAATTTTTCGAGCACTTCAGGCAATCGTGCATCAAACGCTTCAAGCGCTTCCCCGTAGCCTTTTGGATCTCGGCGGTGGCCATATAAGGCGTCAAAATCAACCAAATTCAAGAAACTTAATCCGTTGAAATTTTCTCCTGCCACTTCGACAAGCTTGTCCATGCCGTCCATATTGTCTTTTGTGCGGACTGTTTTTGTCACGCCTTCACCGTTAAAAATATCGTCAATTTTACCAATTGCAATTACATCTTTGCCGATGTCTTTTAATTCGTTCATTGCCGTACGTTCAAAAGGCTTGAGCGCATAGTCATGGCGATTTGAGGTACGTTTGAATGCACCAGGTTCACCAAGAAACGGGCGTGCAATGATGCGTCCGACCAAATATTCAGGGTCAAGCGTCAATTCACGGGCAATTTCACAAATTTTATATAGTTCTTCCAAAGGCACTACTTCTTCATGTGCAGCGATTTGCAGAACCGGGTCCGCAGAAGTGTAGACAATAATAGCGCCAGTCTCCATGTGCTCTTGACCTAACTCGTCCAAGATTTCTGTACCGCTTGCGGGTTTATTGCCGATCACTTTTCTTCCTGTTTTTTCTTCCAAAGCTTGAATCAAGGATTCC includes these proteins:
- the deoB gene encoding phosphopentomutase; the encoded protein is MTNKPFERIHLIVLDSVGIGEAPDAEAFGDTGSDTLGHIAETLGGLSMPNMAKLGLSNIKPIKGVPAAETPAAYYGKLQEASVGKDTMTGHWEIMGLNIDTPFKVYPEGFPESLIQALEEKTGRKVIGNKPASGTEILDELGQEHMETGAIIVYTSADPVLQIAAHEEVVPLEELYKICEIARELTLDPEYLVGRIIARPFLGEPGAFKRTSNRHDYALKPFERTAMNELKDIGKDVIAIGKIDDIFNGEGVTKTVRTKDNMDGMDKLVEVAGENFNGLSFLNLVDFDALYGHRRDPKGYGEALEAFDARLPEVLEKLTVDDLVIITADHGNDPTFPGTDHTREYVPLLAFSPRFNGGEQLELGKTFADIGATVAENFSAPMPKFGTSFLSKLN